A window of the Gemmatimonadota bacterium genome harbors these coding sequences:
- a CDS encoding phytanoyl-CoA dioxygenase family protein translates to MADDFRALKKQFVDTDYVLLEDWFEAELVARISGDSLAYKGISVFERESVGDLLAHPRVVDFVAYLLESPDIAISPFRFWNHLTPGGTSDGGGWHVDDTWMADRPLTELLCMYYPQDVAENMGPTMLLPGSHRRLYTPSQTGKLGWIRGQEKLTVKAGSLAITYPSILHARAAHFSKRPRSMIKYGYEIADDRYGYYVTRETYDNLIRSEAGRGLIRYAEVRNKRDAVWNSYWDFHQSYTFQDFKHQIGIVGRALRKHLEHEQRGGPV, encoded by the coding sequence ATGGCCGATGACTTCAGGGCGCTGAAGAAGCAGTTCGTGGACACGGATTACGTCCTGCTCGAAGACTGGTTCGAAGCGGAACTGGTGGCGCGGATCAGCGGGGACAGCCTGGCCTACAAGGGCATCTCGGTGTTCGAGCGGGAGAGTGTCGGCGACCTTCTCGCCCATCCACGAGTCGTGGATTTCGTGGCCTACCTGCTCGAATCGCCCGATATCGCCATCAGTCCCTTCCGGTTCTGGAACCACCTGACACCGGGCGGAACGAGCGACGGCGGGGGTTGGCACGTGGACGACACGTGGATGGCGGACCGCCCGCTGACGGAGCTCCTCTGCATGTACTATCCGCAGGACGTCGCCGAGAACATGGGACCGACCATGCTGCTGCCCGGCAGTCACCGGAGGTTGTATACACCGAGCCAGACCGGCAAGCTCGGGTGGATCCGGGGCCAGGAGAAGCTCACGGTAAAGGCGGGATCGCTGGCCATAACCTATCCATCCATCCTCCATGCCAGGGCCGCCCATTTCTCCAAACGGCCGAGGTCCATGATCAAGTACGGCTATGAAATCGCGGATGACCGGTACGGCTACTACGTCACGCGGGAAACCTACGACAACCTGATCAGGTCGGAGGCGGGTCGCGGATTGATACGGTACGCCGAGGTCAGGAACAAACGGGACGCGGTGTGGAACAGCTACTGGGACTTCCACCAGAGCTACACGTTTCAGGACTTCAAGCACCAGATCGGCATCGTGGGCCGCGCCTTGCGAAAACACCTTGAACACGAACAGCGGGGAGGTCCGGTTTGA
- a CDS encoding phytanoyl-CoA dioxygenase family protein: MNGADIVSRYEEDGYVVLPGVIDGDLTAEAQGHVEWMGEKYPDVRPEQYHHHLIVDDPFWIRLCTDPRLIDVIEPFLGPDIALFAAHYISKPPGDGQPVLWHQDGNYWPLEPMEVITIWLAVDDSTPENGCMRVIPGSHRGQHLYRHRRTEGDNVLSSELDVKVDESEAVDVVVPAGGVSLHDPYLIHGSKANLSDRRRCGLTLRYIPTTTRIKRENFPAYLCRGEAVDGINNYPPLPRFRPGDHYPFKGSDRPPWN, translated from the coding sequence TTGAACGGCGCCGATATCGTAAGCCGGTACGAGGAAGATGGCTATGTCGTCCTGCCCGGGGTCATCGACGGCGATCTGACCGCCGAAGCCCAGGGCCATGTCGAGTGGATGGGAGAGAAGTACCCCGACGTCCGGCCGGAGCAGTACCATCACCACCTCATCGTGGACGATCCGTTCTGGATCCGCCTCTGTACCGACCCCCGGCTCATCGACGTCATCGAACCCTTTCTGGGGCCCGACATCGCGCTCTTCGCAGCCCATTACATCAGCAAGCCCCCCGGGGACGGGCAGCCGGTGCTTTGGCACCAGGACGGGAATTACTGGCCGCTGGAGCCCATGGAAGTCATTACCATCTGGCTGGCCGTGGACGACTCGACCCCGGAGAACGGGTGCATGCGGGTCATACCCGGCAGCCACAGGGGCCAGCATCTGTACCGGCACCGTAGAACCGAAGGGGATAACGTTTTGAGTTCGGAACTGGATGTGAAGGTGGATGAATCCGAGGCGGTCGATGTCGTCGTGCCGGCGGGCGGCGTGTCCCTGCACGATCCCTACCTGATACACGGTTCGAAGGCCAATCTTTCAGACCGTCGCCGGTGCGGGCTGACCCTCCGTTATATACCCACGACCACACGCATCAAGCGCGAGAACTTCCCCGCATACCTGTGCCGGGGCGAGGCCGTGGACGGAATCAATAACTACCCTCCGCTCCCCCGGTTCAGACCCGGCGATCACTACCCGTTCAAGGGGAGCGACCGGCCGCCCTGGAACTGA